Proteins co-encoded in one Brassica rapa cultivar Chiifu-401-42 chromosome A02, CAAS_Brap_v3.01, whole genome shotgun sequence genomic window:
- the LOC103852783 gene encoding protein TIFY 11B gives MSNGKAPEKSSFSRRCSLFSRYLKEKGNLGNIDIGLSRNLDLELVRKSDLSGQQNEIKKADISETRPFALSQKVLVGEASTSSGGKPRFVDLSEPASLVVPEPGNSQLTIFFRGKVMVYDEFPEDKAKEIMAAAREAHHVAVDSKNTQNLDMNMSNKTNVVIPDLNEPTSSGTNNDDHQTGQQHQVVERIARRASLHRFFAKRKDRAVARAPYQVNQSGGHLPPKPQKVGPSVESGQPSRQPETPSKPKRHNDASMEVDGEEGRCSKDLELKL, from the exons ATGTCGAACGGAAAAGCACCGGAGAAGTCTAGTTTTTCCCGGAGATGTAGTTTGTTCAGCCGCTACTTGAAGGAAAAGGGTAATTTGGGGAATATTGATATAGGGTTGTCTCGAAACCTCGATCTTGAACTCGTCAGAAAATCCGATCTCAGTG gaCAACAAAATGAGATAAAGAAGGCAGACATTTCTGAAACCAGACCCTTCGCTTTGTCTCAGAAGGTTTTAGTAGGTGAAGCCTCTACTTCTTCCGGAGGCAAACCCAGATTTGTCGATCTAAG tGAACCAGCAAGCTTAGTAGTACCGGAGCCTGGAAACTCCCAGTTGACCATATTCTTCCGCGGAAAAGTTATGGTTTACGACGAGTTTCCTGAAGACAAAGCAAAGGAGATAATGGCAGCAGCGAGAGAGGCACATCATGTTGCTGTTGATTCAAAAAACACTCAGAATCTAGACATGAACATGAGCAACAAAACCAACGTTGTGATTCCTGATCTGAACGAGCCAACGAGTTCCGGGACCAACAACGATGATCATCAAACAGGACAGCAACATCAAGTCGTGGAACGCATTGCAAGAAGAGCCTCTCTTCATCGTTTCTTTGCTAAACGAAAAGACAG GGCTGTGGCTAGAGCTCCGTATCAAGTGAATCAAAGTGGTGGTCATCTTCCTCCCAAGCCACAAAAGGTTGGTCCATCGGTAGAGTCAGGACAACCCTCGCGACAGCCTGAGACTCCCTCAAAACCAAAGAGACATAACGATGCGTCGATGGAAGTGGATGGAGAAGAAGGACGGTGTTCAAAAGATCTCGAACTCAAGCTCTAG
- the LOC103852781 gene encoding auxin-responsive protein SAUR78, whose product MSKVGKLTKLKSAIKKWPSFAKNHHHSSSSAAVSNELSEDNNLHVVYVGPTRRPYMLRPDIISHPLFQELVDRSRSMEQDREIVVSCEVVLFEHLLWMLKTGQEGGSVEELAEFYTY is encoded by the coding sequence ATGTCCAAAGTTGGGAAGCTGACAAAGCTCAAGTCGGCGATAAAGAAATGGCCTTCCTTCGCCAAGAACCACCACCACTCATCTTCCTCGGCCGCTGTCTCCAATGAGCTCTCAGAGGACAACAATCTCCATGTTGTTTATGTTGGTCCGACTCGAAGACCTTACATGCTTAGACCCGACATCATCTCTCACCCACTCTTCCAAGAACTCGTGGATCGGTCGAGGTCCATGGAACAAGATCGTGAGATTGTTGTATCTTGTGAAGTTGTTTTGTTCGAGCACTTGTTGTGGATGCTCAAGACCGGTCAAGAAGGAGGATCCGTTGAAGAATTGGCTGAGTTCTATACTTATTGA